A single Vigna radiata var. radiata cultivar VC1973A chromosome 8, Vradiata_ver6, whole genome shotgun sequence DNA region contains:
- the LOC106772229 gene encoding early light-induced protein, chloroplastic has product MAVSSYAMQSILSNPLMGMSTRSRVNHFGIPAMYLRRNVSLRVRSMAEEEKQSEPAGPVTPPPSVEPVKKPASSASPKVSTKFSDVLAFSGPAPERINGRLAMIGFVAAMAVEVAKGQGVFEQISNGGIPWFLGTSVIFTLASLVPLFQGVSVESKSKGFMSSDAELWNGRFAMLGLIALAFTEYVKGGTLV; this is encoded by the exons ATGGCTGTCTCATCTTATGCCATGCAATCAATCCTCTCAAACCCTTTGATGGGCATGTCCACCAGATCTAGGGTCAACCATTTTGGTATTCCTGCTATGTACTTGAGAAGGAATGTTAGCCTGAGAGTTAGGTCCATGGCTGAG GAAGAGAAACAAAGTGAGCCAGCAGGCCCAGTTACACCACCACCATCAGTAGAACCTGTGAAGAAACCAGCCAGTAGTGCCTCACCAAAG GTGAGCACGAAGTTCTCGGATGTGTTGGCATTCAGTGGGCCAGCACCTGAGAGGATCAATGGAAGGCTGGCCATGATTGGGTTTGTAGCTGCAATGGCGGTGGAAGTAGCGAAAGGGCAGGGTGTGTTTGAACAGATATCGAATGGTGGGATCCCATGGTTCTTGGGGACAAGTGTGATTTTTACACTTGCTTCCTTGGTGCCACTGTTCCAAGGGGTCAGTGTGGAGTCAAAATCCAAAGGGTTCATGTCATCAGATGCAGAACTGTGGAATGGGAGGTTTGCTATGTTGGGTTTGATTGCGCTGGCTTTTACAGAGTATGTCAAGGGAGGCACCCTGGTGTAA